Within the Syngnathus scovelli strain Florida chromosome 6, RoL_Ssco_1.2, whole genome shotgun sequence genome, the region AGAGGCAGGCTGATCCAATCATATCCGTACAGCTTCATGCACTTTGCACGTAAACTGTTCAACTCCTATACGGTGAAGAACATAAGACATTATTTAGGACTGTTCAAAGCTGTTCACATTTGCAGTCGGGACAAACGTACAGTGAGGATGGCTGTGAGAGCCACGTCGTTGTTGATGCGACCCTCAGTCCGGGCCCGCAAAGCCAGACTCACAAACCACATGCAGGGAACCCAGAACTTGTTATGGGGGGAGGGCAAGTCCTCCAGATGCCTCAgttcctctgatgtcatcaaacctgaaaaaaaagttcatgtcTCATTTGAAGTCAATACACATAAAGAGAATAGTCAGGgtaatatttgtttttctttgcggaggataaagaatatatgcctgtgagtcATTATATTTTCTGCTTTTATGTCCACAATATGAAGATGCTAAGTGTTAGCCTGCCAATGGAGTTAGCATTGTTTGTCAACATTAGGTCACcggacttgaaaaaaaaaagctaggtgGTTATTTTAAACATAGTATACTTTGACAGTTTGATAATAAACCTCAACTGGGAATGGCTATAAACACCTTGAAATCGTAATAATCTCAGCGCGACATTACATCATTGGTACACAAAGTGTGTACTGTGCAAAGACTTCAAACACGCCACTTTGTGCCTGAATTGGGCTTAGTACTCAAGCCAAGGTTCAGCATTTCTGTTTGACCAGCGTACCTGCTTGCAACAAGTGCTCCATGGTGGGGAACCTCTTGTAGACGGCCGTGCTGACCGAACGGTAGATGAGCACCCCGGAGAGATTGGCGTACCGCACCAGAGTGCGCCGGGTCAACCTGGCGGCCTCGTCTGCTCCGCGCACATGACCTCCCACCAGTGATGCCAGGCGGTCCGGCCAGGGGACGTTTTCAAACTGACCCCACCAGCGGGACACCACCAAGGTCACATAGAAACCTGCAAAGCAATGTTGAAGTTGGAACACACTTGGGATTGTTTACTAAAAGGTAGACTCACAGAGAACTAGGTGtccaaattaataaaaaataaactgatTATCAAATAAATCGCCTAGTATTTTAATCAAGTAAGCATCTCGagacattttttaattaaaaattgtCCACATCTTCTAATTTCAGTCTCTCACAATTCTATAATTTATCCAATCCTTGATGAAAACAGACTGAtttatcttttgtgtttaatcaaaatatgaataataattAGCAAACGACTGCTTTTAGTTTGTAATATTGCTTAACTGTTGTTCAGTTGTTTTTTAATCGCTAAATAATACCAGATATAATCAAATAATTGATTCATAAACAGTAATTGGCAAAAATGTTTGTAATGCACTTTCATGAAAATAAAGTTGTACCCAACTATTTGATTCATCGACGAATAATCCATTCTAAAGATATTCGATAGTGACAGCCCTACCGAGAACAAAGGACACTGGGATGAGCTCTGCGTAGCGATCACAGTATATGGACAGCTTCTCAAACTGCCTCTTCTGCTCAACATTTAGCACAAACCTAGTGTGGAAAATAACTTGTGAGTTAACACATTAAAACATCGCATTCACAAAAATAACAAGTAACTAACATGATCAGTTTCTTAATGAATataatcaaaataataaaacaaataagataaataaatgaaactaataaaatagaattaataaaataagaaaaaataaaataagaaaataaataataaaaatgtaaataataataatttcattaAAATCATTGAAGGTATTGGTACCTATAACCGATGCTGAAGAAGCAGTAGAGCAAGGTGAAGATGATGAGCTCCCTGTAGAGGAGCTTATAGATGCTGCCTTTCCAGCGCAGTAACAGGTGGAAGAAAGTGCCTAGGCCTGCGTCAGCCACTCTGCGAGAGTAGGTGACTGTCATTGCCGCTGCTGCTTCTTCTTAAAGGCCGACTCCCACGTCTCGCATTGGCCTGACATGAAGGACGCCTCCGGTGTCTCGTCAGATCTCAGAATCAGCAATCGGTCGGCTTGATCTGCTGTCTACCCAAATCCATATGGCCAACAATGATGATTTGATAACGTGAAGCCAAATGTGATCTGCTGTCTTCAGGAGCACAAAAGGTCAACTTGAAAGATTCACAACTCACCGCTGAATGCGTATCGCCATAGCTGCAAGTGAGCCGTACACTTGGCCTCCGTGGAGAGAGAATGTTGGGGAAAAGAGAAGCGGGACCAGAAAAAGGAGAGCGTGGAGTTTCTACACCTCCGGTCACTTGATGTCTTAAGCTCTTTTGAGCAACAAAGCTGCATTGTTGGCTCCTGCAGGCTGTGTTAATCCCAACAAATCACACACAGCTGGTCACTTAGATACataatatcaataaaaaacaacaacttattAGAACACTCAGGCACTCTCACGGTGAAATTCTGTCTATTAAGAATTTGTGTTTCACtatggttattattattatgagaaAGCATGGTGAGCCCTCTGACGGAAGAAATGCGCACAGCCGGGTAGTTGTGGACCAGGAGCTGTTAGTGGTGTGAGTGATTATTAACCCCTGCTGTCTAACCAGAAATGCAGCGGCAAGGGCGAAGTGCGGACACAGCTCGATCGCCAAAACTCCTGCAACGCTCTTTCATGTTCGACTTTGGTAAGTGTGACTTTCTTGCATATCAGATGACCTCAGTTAGGAATGAACAGTTCCTTTAAAGACTTATGGACATTGTGTGCAGCATTGAGGTGTGGTGGCACTTCTGAAAACATTTAAAGGTAATTTATACTGTATAGCATTATTGTATGAAGCATTGTCTAACGCCCCTTCTCTGTTTTCAGGGGCCACCCATAAGCTCTGGTCCAATTGTTTACTTCCACACAATTGAACCAGATTTCTTCTTTTGAGTGACATGGATGCTTTCGAGGGAATTCACAGTGTTCAGATTTCCCCCTCTCCGCCACCCCCGACCTCGTCCGGTCAAGCCTATGAAGTCCTGAAGGCAGGGAGGTCGGGAATAGCAGTGTATTCCTCTGCTGTGTTCTTTGGGACGCCATCCGAGGCTGAGGAGAAGGGCTGTGTGGTAGGAAGGTATGCCATGATGGGAAACAACTGGGGGACATATTTTGATTTATGCAGAGATTGTAGTGGATTATTGTACAATATGTGTCATTCTTAATGGACAAAGAGATTAGAACTACTGGTACTGGTATTAGGACTACCTCCCCTCCCCAGTTGGATAAAAAGGGTTGGATTTAATTGCcttattcatattccacaaaatcAGAATACTGTATTTGTCAAGATCTGTCAcagtttgttttcttgttttaatgTCATAGTTTTGGTtcgcgtgtctgtgtgctcgcccttcCCCTCCTGTGCTCTAtgtaatcgccgtcacctgcctctcgttacctgacatatatttaaatcctgtctccctgtcggattgttctcgtctctCGTTTCATGTCTTCTCGTTTCTACTCTCCAGTCTGTTCTGTTCTATTTTTTCTGTTCAGTTATTCACGTCCCTAGTCGAGCATCTATAGTTTGTCTTTTGAGTTCTTCATtaaaccctggtccgagctgcatttggtcgccctgctccaatcCCTTCATGACAGTATTAGGCTCATAGAATGACTTTACTTTACTTTTAATACTTCTCACAGCATATCATAGATTGTGATCTGATCTAAGAGCAATTTGATTGGATGCTCAGAAAAATATATATGGTGTTTATATGGTGTGACGAatttggtcacgtgacatgtcgggACTCTGGCATCGAGAGTGGGTTTGGTGTCACGTGACTTGGAAGACAGGcagaataaaacaaatatatatatatatatatatatatatatatatatatatatatatatatatatatatatatatatatatatatatatatatatatatatatatataatttttttaattttctttaaaGATAAAATATGAAGTTACGGCTGGGAAAAGTGCAAAATAAGCATTCGCAGTCATTGTTGTTTGCTGCCTGCTGAGCCAGTATTTGATAACGTCAGCGTCCGCATTCCTTCGCGTTGTGTGAGGCACTGATTTTAAACTCGGAGCTCGTCACATTTCGACAATTTTAACAACACGGACAGCTTAAGGACGCAGGCGGCTGACAAACTGAAGTGGGGACAGGGTCTTCTCTTCTGGACGCTGACAGGGTAAAAGTGTCACTCTTTCTTTGAAGAGGAAAATATGAACAAAGTTGTAAATCGCCTGGCTAGCTTAAAGTGCGACTGCTCTGTCGCGCGAAACTGACTTTGAGCTTTTACGTCATAATGTTGGGAACATTCAAATAGCCAGGAATTGATTTGTTGTTGTAAAAAGTTGCTTTTCCCATTATTGCCGTGCAAGTTTATAACCATGCCATGCTAGGAAAGTTGGCGTACATTGTCCAGTTTATTATAACCAGATGTTTTTTAAGTCACGTGAGACCACTTTGGGACTGAACCGTATCAAAACGATTTCAGCGATATACGACTTTTTTCCCCACCGAAACAAATATTAAGAACTGTTTGAATAATATTAAAACAATCCCAATCCTGTGTctcaaacatacaatattatcaCAAAACTGTCAGATCAATGCAAAATTGGCCAAAAATAAACATGATGACATGGCATAATTGAAACTGTAGTGCACAATGTGGGCCAAAATGAGAAGCAGCACatgtgactttttcttttctctctctagTGCAGCTGACCTTTTCTTGACAAAGTGATAAAGTATcactgaggcaaaaaaaaaaaaaaacccacaaaaaaCAGCTGTCCTCGTGGCATATTTCTAGACAAAGCAGCCTACTATTGTGGCTGTAGCATGATTCTCGCTGAGGGTGTGAAAGCATGAAATAAAGGACGAGCCCAAGAGCTCCATTTGGgtgcaaataaaatatttgtggtGCAGCAGTAACTTATCCATCTGTGTGTGTAAGATCTGGTTTTCTGTGTGGTATGCAACCACATACCACATACTGTAAGATGAGGTTAACGTGCGGGAGTACATTCAATTGAACGTATTAAAACAATATTTGTCTGCAAACACAGTGGTAGAAAATCTGATCAGGTAGAAAATGAACATAGGTTATGTTTTTGACGTCATGCAGGTTGGTAGATCTGGATCCCGAGCCAGATCCCAGATTGGAGGGAAGAGGCCAGGTTGGGCCCACACTGGATATAGACCATGACGTCCAGTCCCGCCTGCGCAGCTCCTCCTTGGAAATGCGAGAGAAAGAAATTCGCGAAAAAGGCTCGGAGATCCTCAGCGAACAGTTAGATGCTGTAAAGAAGGTGCTGCCTTTAACACGTAAACAGACTGCAATGATTTAATAAGTGAAGTGCCACAAGTGAACTCCTTTCTCCTCATACTTTTCAGGAACTCAAACTAAAAGATAAAGAATGTGAGCGTCTGTCACAGGTCAGGATTCAGTTGGAGCAAGAACTAGAGGAGCTCACCGCCAGTTTATTTGAGGTCATCATTACAAAGTTGTCccccttaaaattattttactgGTTGAAATGAATTGGAATCGATTCCATTTTCTCCACAGGAGGCTCACAGGATGGTACGCGAGGCAAACGTCAAACAAGCAGGAGCAGAGAAACAACTGAAGGAGGCTCAGGGAAAGGTGTGTGTACTCTTTGCTAAACAATTAGTGGTACGCAACTTGCATTTTTTGCATTATGCCGGCAGATTGACGTCCTTCAAGCTGAAGTGACGGCGCTCAAGTCTCTGGTGTTGACCTCCACTCCATCCGCGCCCAACCGCCAACTGCATCCTCAGCTGCAGCTCCCCATCAGCGGAAACAATCGCAACAAGAGTATGAGCGGCGGATTCCCATCCCCACCTGGCAAACCGGAACCTCCGTCACTTCCCGTTCAGCCCGTGGTCAAAGAGGACCGAGAGGTAAAGAATAGCATCCACCGTTGCAAGATTCTCCATATTGTTCCTTGCTTCCTTCAATtcttaggattttttttcttaaccttGTTTCCTTTCCTTGTAAATTTTCTCTCAGCCTGCTGTTCCTGTTCTCCTCTAATTCTCTGTCAGCTTTCTGGCCAGTCTTTGAGTTTTTTGGCAGAGTGAACAGGTAACTGTCCCCCACCTCTGTCGAGCTCAGCCTCTTAGTTACGTTGACTTCCGGACCAACACTAAGAAACTTGTCTTTGCTGACGAGATGAGTGAGGGACTGTCTTGTCTTCACAGATGGACTCGGTCCTATACGCAGAGTTCCTCATGTGGAAAGAGCATCCGAGTCTAGATCGCTCATCTGCGCTCATGAGTCGCATCTACAGAGAAGACATCGGGCCCTGTCTCTCTTTTACGCGATCTGAGGTTAGAATCTTCTCGCCACATTCAGTTGAGATCCATTTTCTGATCAGTGGAGCTGCTTGTGTCCACAGCTGTCCCAGCTGGTGCAGAGCGCCGTAGAAAACAACTCTCTGACTATCGAACCTGTGGCCATGTCAGCGTTACCGATAGTTAAAGCCTCAGCCATCGAATGTGGAGGACCTAAGTGAGTTGCTATGTGTGTGCGACAACGGCCAACGCTGTCTTTCCTTTCTGCTCAACTTGGGCCAGCCATTACAAAATCGAAAATGGAATGGGGAGTGGGAAATCTAAATTTCCAACTGTACAACTTCATGGGTTCCAATTGTAGTTCTAATAAGGGTATTTAACCTGTGATTGGAAAAGCAATCACTGTCTCACTTCCAAATCTTGTGTTTGCAGTTACTTTAGGGCAGCAGTGGAGACGTAAGTCCACTCAGCAAGCTTGTCACTCTTTCACTAATCCGCATTTACTGCCAGCATGAGATAACTCCGTGATAAATGTCACTAAATTTACCACATGCATGCGCCTGATCTCTTCTCATTGCTctaacccaggggtgggcaaactttttgacttgcgggccgaattgggttctaaattttgaccggggggccgaaccaggagcagatggatgtagtgtttgtgtgaagtaatattaacgacctgtaaaggtcattgcataaaaggttttggcctttagtaggtagtaaagcgtggatattcaaaaaaaagttttttgaaaacaaatgcatttattaacagcattaaaaaaaaaaaaatccctaaaaaactgctatcagtgattctcataaaatacgacactgttattatgaataacagtctccatcacttcagtgcctgcaggtcagattaatgaaagatgtttatcttatgagatcacatcaaacggcaaacattctgaccaagtatatcatcttgaagaatcggtgaaagcatacatccaaataaagtaatcaaaactgcaacacggtgaggggtatctgaaaatcagagttttaactcacaaacacctggtaacagaggtgaggaaacgggaaacacttccttaaagaaagccttaagaactttacaggttaagattagtcacaaacaggtggtgcatcaatgtccttgagcatcctgcattgtttgaaaatgagaatggtcactagtttcaatccctgctatttgtacagatcatattcaaaatgcattttttttacaacaaacttgaaagcctccccttcattttcagtgggaacagtgttgttggtctccctttttttgctagtgtgtcatagtctggagtaaaatttgttgtggcaattcttaggagagatccgaggtgttggtccgtttacctagatctgtgacgggttgatgttgatgttcatgtggctgaacgtcacgtcgcgtacgtcgagccaaattggccactttttaaacactcggcactcagtgtccaccttgcttttccttgggcgactcattttaatggaaggattccaggggaaggtttgtgggtggctttagcgtaaaactgtatccgaaagctcggcgcgcaaattacaagaatgctgtcgtcacagcccacgctctaaattcggcactgatacaaatagagcgcgagtgcgccatttccgtactactgagtacgtacacgcacttgtaagtgtgcaccgagctttctgatacggctt harbors:
- the rab3il1 gene encoding guanine nucleotide exchange factor for Rab-3A isoform X1, with protein sequence MDAFEGIHSVQISPSPPPPTSSGQAYEVLKAGRSGIAVYSSAVFFGTPSEAEEKGCVVGRLVDLDPEPDPRLEGRGQVGPTLDIDHDVQSRLRSSSLEMREKEIREKGSEILSEQLDAVKKELKLKDKECERLSQVRIQLEQELEELTASLFEEAHRMVREANVKQAGAEKQLKEAQGKIDVLQAEVTALKSLVLTSTPSAPNRQLHPQLQLPISGNNRNKSMSGGFPSPPGKPEPPSLPVQPVVKEDREMDSVLYAEFLMWKEHPSLDRSSALMSRIYREDIGPCLSFTRSELSQLVQSAVENNSLTIEPVAMSALPIVKASAIECGGPNYFRAAVETKCALSGVSRQCRHRIKLGDKGNYYYISPSSRARITAVCNFFTYIRYIQQGLVRHNAEQMFWEVMRLRREMSVAKLGFFLMEQS
- the rab3il1 gene encoding guanine nucleotide exchange factor for Rab-3A isoform X2; protein product: MDAFEGIHSVQISPSPPPPTSSGQAYEVLKAGRSGIAVYSSAVFFGTPSEAEEKGCVVGRLVDLDPEPDPRLEGRGQVGPTLDIDHDVQSRLRSSSLEMREKEIREKGSEILSEQLDAVKKELKLKDKECERLSQVRIQLEQELEELTASLFEEAHRMVREANVKQAGAEKQLKEAQGKIDVLQAEVTALKSLVLTSTPSAPNRQLHPQLQLPISGNNRNKSMSGGFPSPPGKPEPPSLPVQPVVKEDREMDSVLYAEFLMWKEHPSLDRSSALMSRIYREDIGPCLSFTRSELSQLVQSAVENNSLTIEPVAMSALPIVKASAIECGGPKKCALSGVSRQCRHRIKLGDKGNYYYISPSSRARITAVCNFFTYIRYIQQGLVRHNAEQMFWEVMRLRREMSVAKLGFFLMEQS